One genomic window of Comamonas serinivorans includes the following:
- a CDS encoding biosynthetic peptidoglycan transglycosylase gives MALTVVWASLRPAAGEWAETFSVPVPGTARQVPLRLGVPSLIRLATQPPLARWLVAQVQAVPMGPNRLQLSWHDADRRLSVTCAPCTLVHPGLGSQPITVTRLGGDLRRHGEALQGQVWLGDEPRQIRVAWQGDLSQAGLRIRSQTQHQSMADLYAALAPSLPEVARATVEGEWGLQLSLDLPRGRTEWLPDIRGFSVTGLGTEALLDLPGAGLPLQHPLVRAVIAAEDQRFEQHTGLDLSELQQVLQQGDGAASRGASTLTQQLAKLVYTDGERSVLRKARELLYAADMERSLGKARILQLYLAHAPWGEGVVGAGAAAQHYFGRPAARLSTAQAVWLASMLNQPDTHARRWRQRGQVDLRRATWVAQQMRLPMQGLSPRRLKAVVAELQQLQSQAWLTGSSRPE, from the coding sequence GTGGCTTTGACCGTGGTGTGGGCCAGCTTGCGCCCCGCGGCGGGCGAGTGGGCGGAGACGTTCTCGGTGCCGGTGCCCGGTACGGCCCGGCAGGTGCCGCTGCGGCTGGGCGTGCCGTCGTTGATCCGCCTGGCCACGCAGCCGCCGCTGGCCCGTTGGCTGGTGGCCCAGGTGCAGGCAGTGCCCATGGGGCCCAACCGGCTGCAGCTGAGCTGGCACGACGCCGACAGGCGCTTGAGCGTGACGTGTGCACCCTGCACGCTGGTACACCCCGGCCTGGGTTCGCAGCCGATCACGGTCACGCGGCTGGGCGGCGACCTGCGCCGCCATGGCGAAGCGCTGCAAGGCCAGGTGTGGCTGGGCGACGAGCCCCGGCAGATTCGCGTGGCCTGGCAGGGCGATTTGAGCCAGGCCGGCCTGCGCATCCGCAGCCAGACCCAGCACCAGTCCATGGCCGACCTGTACGCCGCCCTGGCGCCCAGCCTGCCGGAGGTCGCGCGGGCCACGGTGGAGGGCGAGTGGGGCCTGCAGCTGAGCCTGGACCTGCCGCGGGGGCGGACGGAATGGCTGCCCGACATCCGCGGCTTCTCGGTCACGGGCCTGGGCACCGAGGCGCTGCTGGACCTGCCGGGCGCCGGCCTGCCGTTGCAGCATCCGCTGGTGCGGGCCGTCATCGCGGCCGAAGACCAGCGCTTTGAGCAGCACACCGGCCTGGACCTCAGCGAGCTGCAACAGGTCCTGCAGCAGGGCGATGGCGCAGCCTCGCGGGGGGCCAGCACCTTGACGCAGCAACTGGCCAAGCTGGTCTACACCGATGGCGAGCGCAGCGTGCTGCGCAAGGCGCGTGAGCTGCTGTATGCGGCCGACATGGAGCGCAGCCTGGGCAAGGCGCGCATCCTGCAGCTCTACCTGGCGCACGCCCCTTGGGGCGAGGGCGTGGTCGGGGCTGGGGCCGCTGCCCAGCATTATTTCGGTCGCCCCGCTGCACGCCTGAGCACGGCCCAGGCGGTGTGGCTGGCCAGCATGCTCAACCAGCCCGACACCCATGCCCGGCGTTGGCGCCAGCGGGGCCAGGTCGACCTGCGACGCGCCACCTGGGTGGCGCAGCAGATGCGCCTGCCCATGCAGGGGCTGTCGCCGCGCCGGTTGAAGGCCGTGGTGGCCGAACTGCAGCAGCTGCAGTCCCAGGCCTGGCTCACGGGCTCGTCAAGGCCGGAGTGA